Genomic DNA from Peribacillus simplex:
ATCATTGATGTGCAGGAAGAAGAAAGAAAACGCATTTCCCGGGAGCTTCATGATGATATCGGACAAAACTTATACAGCCACCTCATAACGATTAACAGGCTGCAGACGGAAATGGATCATCCCCTGTTAGATCAGATGCAGGATGAAACGACCGAAATTATCGAAGCACTCCGGCATCTATCCTGGGAATTAAGGCCATCCGTACTTGATGATCTTGGTCTGTTCCCTGCGATTCGCTCTTTATTGGTGCAATTCTCAGAGCATCATCATATCAAGGTCCATTTTGACTGCTATTTGAATTGCCGTATGAATACAAACAAAGAAATTACCATTTACCGTATTATTCAAGAAGCATTAACAAATATAAGGAAATATGCTCAAACCGAAGATGCTACAGTCACGATCCGGGAAATAGAGGAAGAAGTTCGTGTGGAAATAGAAGATAAAGGAAAGGGCTTTGATATAGAAAAAGTTACCCGCGGAGTAGGCTTATTCAGTATGGAGGAAAGAGCCAGAGCTTCCGGCGGAAACCTTATTCTTCATTCTGGTGAAGGGAAAGGGACAAAAGTAATATTGAAAATGCCTTTATAGTGAATTGGTTTTCGTAATGATGAAGAAATTAATCCTCTTAATATGAAAACTTGCAGGGTGTTAAAATGATTCGATCACGATCAAAATAAAGAAGGAAAATCAAATGAGAATACAGTCAGGGCATTTACGAAAAAACAATGAATACGGTTATATTGCATTACATCCCTTCTTCCATGTTTTATAATAGAATGATTAAGGAAAACATGTATCATGAAAGGAGACAATGTATGCAGGCACATAACAAAACCGTCGTGAAATCCATGCAAATCCTAACCCTTTTCATAAATCATCCGAAACTGACATTTAATGAAATGATGGAACTTTCCAATTTGCCGAAAACGTCGTTACACCGAATGGTGGGATCATTGGAGGAAATGGGGTTTTTAACAAAAGACGATGATGGCCATTATTCACTTGGACTGATATTCCTGCAGTTTGGCCAACTGGTAGGGGAGCGTTTGGATATCAGGTCTATCGCCTATCCCATCATGAAAGACCTTCGGGATGATGTTGAAGAAGCAGTGAATTTAATTGTGAGGGATAAGGATGAAGCGATGTATATTGAAAAGGTGGACACCCTGCATCCTGTTCGCCTATATACATCTATTGGAAGACGTTCGCCATTGTACGCTGGCGATTCTCGAATCATCTTAGCATATTTGCCAGAAGAAGAGCGGGAAAATTATTTGGGAGGCGTTCAATTAAACCAAATCGCCATTGGAACGATAACGGATAAAACTAAACTCCGTCATGCTTTGGATGAAGCGAGATTGGATGGTTACACGATAACTTCATCTGAACTTGAGGATTATACAAAAGCGGTGAGTGCACCGATACTCAATGGTAAAGGTCAAATAGTAGCCGGTATTAGTGTGGCTGGGATTGAAGCAAGATTTCAGGAAGATCGCTTGCCTGAATTGATTGACAAAGTAACGAAAGCCGCCAAGGCCATTTCCGTGAAACTGGGTTCTCAAACACATTAATGAAAATGGAAAAATCATGTCATTTTCGGAATATATTTTCCTGAAATAAGATAATGTACAGAAGATAGTGGATTCTATATGTAGGAAACAGAACCGCCGCATATGGTGGTTTTTTGGCATGTTGGCATGCAATGCAATACTATCTGGCCAGGACGAAAAGGTGAACCATATGGGGTTCACCTTTTCTAATAAAGTAAGACTTACGCAAGATTTTTGGTTAGCCATTAAATATGCACAAAGTCAGATTGATTTATATTTCTCGGCACCCCGATGTCAGCCATTGTAAGTAAACCTGGTTTACGGAGGGCATCAATTTGCTTAGCGGTATTGATAATCATCGCAGCGGTTGCGGTATCTCCAAAAATTCCGTTGGGAACAATCAACCTTTGGGTTTCGTTCCCATCAATAACGATTTCATCTTCTTGTTTAATACCTGCAGACATCGTTAAATCCAAGGAAATTTCCTTTCCGTCCACGGTCTTGCCCGTTGAGATTTGATGAAGCCCATTAACATCCCCTGGTTTTATGGTAGTTAGCGGAACGGTCATATTTTCGCTTGCAATCGTTGGTTCAATGGTATTGATAACACTTGAAAGTTCCCAATTCAGCCCATAAGCGATTAACCTAACAGACTCCTCAAGTCCTACATGCCCAATTTTATTCCGTTCAGCTAAAAATTCAAACTCTTCTCTGGTCATCCCGATTCCGACCTTTTTTTGTAAGGGGAGGCGCCTTTTCGAAACATCAACTTTGCGATTGACCCTGATTTGGTTAACCGTGGTCAATACTGTTGTAAAAGAAATGGCCATAGTATCCATGATGTAACCTGGATTGATTCCGGTCCCAATGACACTAAGGCCTTTTGCTTTGGCATAATCATCTATTTCCTTTGAAAGTAAAGGGTAGCGATGCCAAGGGAAGGAAAGCTGTTCACAGGTGGAAACCACTGAAAAGCCGTGATCTAGAAGCTCCTTGATCTGGGGCCAAACTTGTTGTGCGTTGGAACCGGTTGCATGTAGGGCGATAGGGTGGTCAGCTTCATTATTTACTTCCTGTATATGGGAGACTACATACTTGTTCGTTACCTTTTCATTTATTAGTAAGCCAATATCCTTTCCTGCCTTTTCGGGATCAATATCGACAACACCGATAATCGATTGAGGATTCGTTTGATAAGCACTGCGTAGAATTTCAATTCCGATGGGACCCAGCCCGAATACTGCGAATTCAGAAATTTGCATAGTCATTCATCTCTCATCCTTTCAAATAACTTATAACAAAATGCTAACATCGAGTGATAAATAATAAAAATAGTTAATTTTTATATATGTATAAAGAATCGTTATAAAAGGATATACGGCAATGAATGAGGTGATATTGTGGAGAATCATACTTCAATTTTGAGGATACCCATTGCAGGGGTTGTGAAATTGCGGTTGACGAATCATATGCTTTATTCACCTCGAGCGGCAGCAGCATATGCTGTGGTGTTGGACAGGAATCCAAGGTTACCCCTTTGGAGAAAAAGCCATACTGTTCCCGGTTAAAACCTTTTGCTTAAACGGACAACTAGGTAGATCTTCAGTCCGTAGCATCCCAGGATTTTGGGCATGATGAACATTTTCTCGCTTCGGTTAATGAAGTTTTAAAAAAATTTTTTTGAGTTGCTTACCTAAGGATCGGTTAAGTTGTTGTTTCGATGAAAACAACACCTCATTTAGTTTTTGTATATAAAACTACTTTTTTCTGCAGAAAAATATTAATCTGAATATTATTGACTATTATGAAAATTCAATATAACATTAAATCGGTAACATTGTTTTTTATATAAAACAATAGTTGCTGTTATTTTTTGAAAGGGGGAGTTGATGAAGGTTGATAGGATGATAGACATTTTCTTTATCGAAATCATGAAAGCGCATTCAAAAGAGCCTATTATTAGGGGGAAATAACATGTTACAAGGTCAAAAAAGATGGTTGTACATTGCGATTCCTATTTTTTTCTTCTGGTTTTTCGGCCAGATTGATAAAGTAGGTATCTCTGTTATCCAAACCGATCCCGGATTCTTAAGTGATCTTGGTTTAATTGGCCCGGATAAAAATGCGAAAATTGGCTTGATCTCCTTTATATTCATGATTTCATACTCCTGTTCGAACATTTTTTGGGGAGTTATTATCGACAAGTTAGGGGCAAGGAAAACAGCAGTTTTAGGTTTACTGGTATGGACAGCGACAATGGTCATGGGAGGGCTGTCCACTTCATACGAAATGTTCTTAATTAGTAGGGTCATCCTCGGAATTGGGGAAGGTATGATGATCCCGATATCGGGTAAATTCATCTCGAATTGGTTTAATAAACGAGAGCTTGGAAGGGCACAGTCATTCTGGATTACTGGAAACTACCTTGGCCCGGCAATTGGTACCGTTATGCTCATTCTAATTATTTCAACGTTTCATTGGCAGGCCGCGTTCTTTGCTCTCGCCGCCTTTAACTTGTTTATAAATATTCCAATGTTCCTGTTTTTGACTCGTAATACGCCAGAAGAACATCCACGCATGAGTAAAGAAGAAGTCTCCTATATTCGCCAAAAAGACGAAGCGGATGTTGTTCAGTCGAAGCAATTCTTCGCAAAGGATTATCGTTATTGGATTGTTTGGTTCGGCAATTTGATGTCGTCCTTTCTTTTCTTTGGAATCAGTATTTGGCTGCCTACATATCTTGTTGAGGCCAAAGGCTTTGAAAGGGAAGCAATGACTGGCATTACTTCATTATCGTGGCTATTCGCGCTTGGATTTGTCCTGGCTGGCGGATTTCTGGCGGACAAAACGAAGCGCCCGAGTTTGCTTGCGACGATTCTGTTCATACTGACAGCTGTATTTTTGACAATCGCTGTCATTGCACCAAATCCTATTTTTGCCGGCGTTTCCATGGGGCTCGCAATGGGAACTCAGGGTGGAATGTTCCATCTAACCAATTTCTTCATCATCAAATTTTCAACACCTGAAACAGCGGGCCGCGCAGCCGGTTTAATGGGGTTCACAAATATTATGGGTGGATTTTCAAGCTATATTATGGGGTGGAGCCGCGATTTGTCCGGCGGTGATTTTGGTCCCTCCATTGCCATGCTGATCGTAGCAGCCACTCTCGGGTTTGTGGCGTACTTGTTTATGATTAAACAAGAAGTTACCGAATATCACCTAAGTAATGCTACAGGAAACAAACTAACTTTATAAAGAGCAAAATGTTAATATAATACTTTTTTTTAGTAGGTTTCTCAGTAAGAAGGGGAGCTAGATTCTTACTGAGAAACCACAAAAAAATCTTGAATGCTCATTGACGAGTACATAGGAATAGGAATAACCACGGATTGATAGAGAACAAGCAACATTTTCCCGAACGATGGCTTCAGTTTTTTTACAGCTTACATTGACAATAAAGCGATTACATTTTAGAATTGTTTATATATAAAAACGATGTTTTGTATATAAAACAGAATATAGTCATTATGAAAAATATGTACTTGCTTACATGACCGTATGCTTGAATGGATCTTAGGATAACCGTTCATCACGGTTGAAAGATAACAGAAGGGGTGGAGACAATGGGCATGGCCTTAAAAGATAAAGTCGTATTGATTACAGGGGGAGCTTCTGGAATAGGGGAAGCTGTCACACGCCGTTTTCTACAAGAAGGAGCAAAAGTGAGCATTATCGGCCGCTCCATAGACACGTTAGCGAAAATGAAAGAAGAATTTGGTGAAAATATCCTTACTTATCAGGGAGATGTAAGCAAATACGAAGACAATGAGCAAGCGGTCCAAGCTACTGTTGAGCAATTCGGAAAGTTAGATGTTTTCGTTGCGAATGCAGGCGTGTTCGATGGATTTGCCAAATTTGCCGATGTGACTCCTGAGGCGCTTTCCGAAGCGTATGATTTCCTTCTTGACATTAACGTAAAAGGCTCTTTTTTCGGGGCTAAAGCCGCTCTTGAAGAACTGAAAAAAACAAATGGTAATATTATTTTTACCGTATCCGGTGCAAGTTTTTATCCAGATGGCGGCGGTGTTTGGTACACAGCGAGCAAACACGCCCAAATTGGATTGATGCGCCAGCTTGCGTTCGAACTATCTCCTTCCATCCGGGTAAATGCGGTAGCCCCAGGGGGGACATTGACAGCACTCACGGTGATTCCACCGCTGCGCCCATTTGTGAAAATCGTCGATAATGATACGAAAGCAAGCAGCATTAAAAAACGGAATATTCTTCAACTTGCCCAGATGCCGGAAGATCACGTAGCGGCGTATGTACTGTTAGCTTCTGACGAATCACGCGCGATCACCGGTGAAATCATTTCCAGCGACGGCGGATTGTCAGTTCGAGGACTTGGCTAAGCTGGCACAATTTTTGAATACTGTTTAAGTTAAGTTGTAAGACGGGAACGGATGTCGATTTTCCTGCTTATCTTCAGGAAGGGAAGCACTTTCTTAATCAAGTCAAAACGAAAGCTTTTTTCAGGCGAAATATTAATTTAGTAAATCATTTGCTAGTTTAAGAAAATATATTTCAAGACATTACAGCTTTCCTGAACTGTATTGTTCAAAGTTATGCCAAAAACAAATAAGGGGGGGACTGATATTATGCCATACGTAAAAGTAGAAGATTTAAGTATACATTATGAAATAGAAGGTAATGGAGAACCTTTAGTTTTATTACATGGTATGAGCAATAATTCACAGTCATGGAAGGAACAGATCCAGGGATTAAAGGAGCATTATACAGTAATTGCATGGGATGCCCCGGGTTATGGGGAAAGTTCAGATCCAGCAGAAGAATTTAGAAATTTTAAAGAGTTTGCGCGTATTCTGAATGGCATGATGGATCAGCTAAAGTTGGAAAAAATCCATCTGCTCGGCCATTCAATGGGAGCGGCAATTGCGATAGAGTACTGTTGCCTGTACCCTGATAAGATTAATAAATTAATATTGGCCGATTCGACAAGAGGGGCTGCTGCTCTAACCCCGGAAGAGAACGAGACGAAATTGAAAAATCGATTATTTTCAATTGGAAACCTTTCTACTGAGGAGATAGCGGAAAAGAGGATACAAGCACTACTTTCCCCCCATGCTTCAGAAAAAGTCCATAAACGAGTAAAAGAGATTATGACACAGATAAGACCAGCAGGATATCGTTCGGTAGCATATTCACTTTATCATCTAAATCAAATGGAATCGTTATCTCATATAGATGTTCCTGTTCTTGTAATTTGTGGCGAGTTGGATACTGTAACTCCTATAAAGGAGTCGGAAGCAATTCATGAAGAGTTAATAAACTCCCGTCTAGTGATAATTCCAGAAGGCGGTCATCTTTGTTATCAGGAAAATCCTAGAAAGTTTAATTCGAGCATTTTGGAATTTTTGAACGATATCGAGTAAGGAAAAACGAATTCAATTGCTTAAGGCTTCTATAAATGCCTTAGTAAAAACAGGGTTTAGATTATAGAGAGGAAGAGATAGAAAAATGGCTAATTATACAATCGTGGATAAAGAAACTTGTATTGCTTGCGGAGCTTGTGGTGCTTCAGCTCCGGATATTTATGATTACGATGAAGAAGGTATTGCGTTTGTCATATTGGATAATAATGTTGGGGCAGCGATCATACCTGAAGAACTCGAGGAAGATATGATAGATGCTTCAGAAGGATGTCCAACCGATTCTATAAAAGTGGCTCAAGTATCCTTTGATGGTAACCCTAATAAATTTGAATAATATTTATAGATAAAATCAATGAGCGCGTTTGTATAGATTTATAGATTTTAAAACTAGGGAAATTGACGTCACTAGTTTGTCTTATGGAAAGGTGGATAGTTATCCGATCTTATCCATCATTAGGAGGGGAAAAGGAAGAATTACTTGTGGAAACATGACAAGTCAATCCCTTACCACCTGTAGATCACGTTCAGTATGAACAACCAACCTAGAAAAATCAAGGAGTGATTACATTGACAGAAGATAAGAAGGTCTATGACATAACAATTATTGGCGGCGGCCCAGTTGGCTTGTTTACAGCGTTCTATGGCGGAATGAGGCAAGCAAAGGTAAAAATCCTTGAAAGTCTTCCTCAATTGGGAGGACAGCTTTCGGCTCTTTATCCCGAAAAATTCATTTATGATATAGCTGGATTTCCAAAAGTAAGGGCGCAGGAATTGATAGAGAATTTAAAAGAACAAATGAAAGTATTCGAACCAACCATTTGTCTTGAAGAAGCGGTTGAACAGATGGAAAAGCAAGCAGACGGAACATTTAAGATCACCACAAACCTCGATACTCATTTTTCTAAATCAGTTATCATTACTGCTGGAAATGGAGCCTTTCAACCCCGTAAACTGGAATTGGAAGATTCGGCACAGTTCGAAAATAAGAATTTGCATTATTTCGTGAATGATATGAACCGATTTAAAGGAAGAAAAGTGGCGATTCTAGGCGGTGGGGATTCTGCTGTTGATTGGGCCCTTATGTTAGAGCCGATTGCAAAAAAGGTAACATTGATACACAGAAGGGATAAATTCCGTGCCCATGAACATAGTGTAGAAAAATTAGTGAATTCCTCTGTTGAGGTCAAAACACCTTATATTCCCTCCGAATTGGTTGGAGCAGATCAAATTACTCAAATTGTTTTAGAACATACAAAGACTCAACAAAAAGAAGTGGTTGACGTAGATGACTTAATTATTAATTACGGCTTTGTCTCTTCTCTTGGAGCGATTAAAGAATGGGGTCTAAACATCAATAAAAATGCAATTATCGTTAATTCCAAACAAGAAACGAACATTTCAGGCATTTACGCGGCCGGGGATATTTGTACGTATGATGGAAAGGTTAAATTAATTGCTTCCGGATTTGGAGAGGGTCCTACGGCAGTTAATAATGCCAAAGCCTATATTGATCCCATGGCGAAAGTTCAGCCGTTGCATAGTACTTCCTTATTTGGTTGATATATTTGCCAACAAGACTTTTCTGAAGAAATGAATGAAAAAGCACGTAGCGAGACTCCAAAATAAAAAGGGATGGATAGGGGTCTCGATAGTCCTGATTTTAATGGAGATGAAACTTAAAGCAGATATCGAGGCTTTACAGGTTTTGTTGCCTAATGAACTAACAGGTTTGATAGTTCAGCAAAGGAGACAGGATAAGATGACTGAAAAATGAAAGTCGAATTCCTTCACGGTGAGGAATTCGACTTTTTAGTTAGTTTAAGTAACGCCCCTATAGCGATTCTTCACAATATGAATCTATGTAAGTTAAAGATTGAAATGAGCGTGCTTGTTTATGGTGAATAATAGTTTGCTTTTTAACAAAATCCCCGGTTATTCTGCCACGACATGTGGCCTGTTCGGCTTTACCTTTGGTGAAATAAGATCCCATTGCCCCTATGATGGCAAGAATAATTGATTGCTGAATCGATCGGAACAACAAAATGTTCAAAATGGCAAGTAGTATGCTTTTTACCATTGCAATGGATATGATTAAACTAGAATGGACTTCTGGGAAATACCGACCAATTAAAGTTAGGTGATACCTAATACGAAATCTTAAACAATACGGTTCGTAATTTTTCGATAACGGGTATCTAATCTAAACTCATTCAAATGTTCCTTTTATCAACGGAACACCCTTTTCTACCATAACTTGTCCTCTTGCCATTACAGTGCTAATTGCCAAAGTTTCCTTTTGCAATAGTACGATATCTGCATCCTTCCCGGTTTGGATACTGCCCTTGTTTGATAGTTTCAGCACTTGTGCGGGATTCGTGGTGATGACCTTCAGTGCCGTTTCAAGGGGGATTCCTTCTTCTAAAACAGAATCACGCACTTCCTGATATAGCGAAGATACTTTTCCCACTTGAAGGCCTGCATACTCCCCATGTGTGTTGAAAAACGGAAGGCTGGCCTGTCCGTCAGAAGAGAAGGTTATGTGTCCGACTGGTATCCCTTCTTCAAGCATCATCCGCAAGGCAATGCTGCACTTCACTTCGCCATCATCCAGAAACTGAGGGATGGTGCTTGTTGTAAAGTCTACGTAACCGCCGCGCTTAGCGTAATCAATCCCCGCCTTGAATAATTCTTCATTTCGGTTGATATGTGTCGGATGGAGCTGCCGAATCGGAATGTTGGTTTTATCAGCAATAGCATGTAACAACGAGAGCTCGCCACCCCCATCTCCTACATGAACTTCTAAAATACCTGCTTTTCCTGACAGAATACCGCCGTTGCGTGCCGCTGCGGCGATTTTGGTCAATTCTTCAAAAGTGGGTTCAGATGATCTATGGTCGGAGATGGCAATCTCCCCGACACCGATGATTTTGTCGATGAAAATTAGGTCATCTTCGATTTTTCCTGTCAATGTTTTTACTGGCACTTGGTAGGAACCTGTATGAATGAAGCAGGAAATACCCTCTTCTTCAAGCGCCCGGGCCTTGGCAAGCAGGCTTTCCATTCTACGCGTAGTTCCGTCCGTACCGAGCAAGCCGACCAGGGTTGTAATACCGGAAGTCGTAATATCCGTAAGCATCAGCTCGGGGGTGCGGGTTTTGAATCCGCCCTCACCGCCTCCGCCAATAATATGAACATGTGAATCTATGAAACCTGGAACAACTAGAAGGTTGGTCGCATCAATGATATGAATAGGAGCAAAGTTGTCAGGAATCTCGATTCTGTCATCGATGAATGCAATTTTATCATTTGTGATCAAAACGTCTTTCCGTCCTAAGTAATTGGGTGAGTATATCTCGCCATTTTTGATTAAAGTAAGCAATGCGTTTCTCCTCCTGTAATTAATTCGTGATTTTTATCAGAATGGACCATATCCGATGAAGTGAGCCATGATTACGGCTATTAATCCGATGAGATATTGAATGAGTACCAGGGGCAGGATCCACTTCGCCCATTTTGTCCAAGGTATGCCTGCAATTGCCAAGCCCGCCATCAAGGTGGTTGCGGTCGGGAAAATCATATTTCCAATTCCGTCCGCAAAAGAGAAAGACAACACCGCAGTTTGACGTGTAATATCCAATAAGTCTGCGAGAGGGACCATAATTGGCATAGTCAACATCGCATGACCGGTGCCGGAAGCTAGTATAAAATGAATGAGAGTTTGGAAGCTGTACATGCCGGCAACGCTTAAATAGGCCGGAATATGCTGAATAGCTTCAGATATTTGATGGAGCATGGGGTCAACGATATGTCCCTCATTCAATACAACAAGAATGGCGCGTGATACGCCAATAATCAAAGCACCGCCCAGCAAGGCTGCAGATCCATTGGTAAAGGAGCTGACGATGTGATCCGCAGACAATTTTCCGATGATTCCAATGACAATTGTCAATATAATGAATAAGGCAGCGATTTCTGTCATGTACCATTGGAACTTGATGACCCCAAACGCCAAGACGACATAGTTAATTAAGAAACTGCCTAAGATGAACTTATGTCTCGCCGTTAACTTCACGCTTGATTGCAGCAGTTTTTTCGATTCTTCTTTTGTATATTTTCCATAGATTCCGATGGAAGGATTTTTCTTTACCTTCATTGCGTAACGATGGATATAAAAAACTGAAACAAGGTAGACGATAATAAATAAAATAAGGCGCAACCCTATTCCTGAGAACATCGGCAATTCTGCAATTCCTTGCGCAAGCCCTACTGTGAATGGATTCATGATGGCAGTCGTGAACCCGGACAATGCCCCAACAATGACGATGGCGGTTCCTGTAATTGTATCGAATCCTAGAGCCAATGCCAGCGGAATGATAAGAGGAAGATATGCTAGTGTTTCTTCCGCCATTCCCATTAAGGAACCGCCTACAGCAAAAAACAACATCACGACAGGAATTAATAGCTTTTCACGTGTCGCCAACTTCCTAGCCATTGTGGCGATAAGCACATCAACCGTCCCTGTTGCTCTTAAAACACCGAAAAACCCTCCAATAATCAACAAGAAAAAGATGATATTACCAGCTTCAACCATTCCTGTGTGAATAGCTTTTATCATATCGAACAATTCCACTGGTGCAGATTCTATCCATTTAAAAGAAGTGGCGTCAACAGTTGTCCGTCCATCTGCTTCGATCCGGGTATATTCCCCGGCCGGCAAAATGTAAGTAAATAGGGTTGCTATTGCGAGAATGCAGAGCAGCAATACAAAAACATTGATTTTTCTCTCTTTTTCCCCCGCTGTTTCCAGCAAAACAGCTTTCTCTTCTAATCGGCTCATAAGTGTCTCTCCTTTGTATTTAAAATGAATGCATGGAACTAATATGCTTACAACATATTGCCGGCCTATCGCCTATCTTCCGTTTTTCTAGTATTCTGCTGTTTCCCTCCTTTTCAAAACCTTTGACACGTCAACGGATGTCAATGTCAATGCAATAGATATGCAAAATCTGTGCCAATATGGAGTGATTGATTTTTAAGAAAACTTAAAGGTTGGATTGAAGTTTTAGGTCTTTATTGGTTCTTTTTGGTGATATAATAGTACCAATTAAAGACAGGCAGGTGTTTTTATGTCAAAATCCTCACTTACACTTATAGCGGGAAGCTCAAAAACAAAGGAAGCCTTACAGGAGCAACTGGAACAATTGCTTGGAGACTACGTGTATGTCAAAAGCCATTCTACCGATGAGGGAATACCTCGTTCTCTGGGAGATGGAATTATCTTGTATTCATCAGATGCCGCTTATGATAAGAAAGAGGGAATGTATAGTGTAAATCCTGAGAGAATAATAGTTGGAAAGAGAACGGTTAATCATGAATACATTGTCAAGCTATTAAGAATACCAGCGGGTTCGGCCGTTCTTTTAGTGAATGATGATGACGATGCAACTATAAACCTTATTGAATCCTTATATCAGCTTGGTGTCGATCATGTTCAATTTATCCCTTTCAAGAAGGGGATGTTATATTATGAGAATGTCCAAATAGCCGTTTCACCAGGAGAAACTCACCTATGTCCCTCTTACATAAAAGAAGTAATCGATATAGGCGTGCGCCTTTTCGATATAACAACAATTTTGGAAGTTGTAGAATGCTGTGGTTTACACAAGGATATATCCTCGAAGATTTCAGAAAGGTATATTAGCAATATCATCGAATTACAACGTAAGCTGTTATATGCAGAGCGTGATGCCAAGCAGATGAGCGATCATATCCAAAATGTGTTGGGGACTGTGGATGACGGCATATTGGTCGTTAACGAGGAAGGGCTGATAACGGTATTCAATAACCAGCTTGAAGCATTATTCCATCTTGATGCAAAAGATGTGGTCAATCAGTATCTGGAGCATGTATTGAATCGCCGGGATATTATCGATTTCATCATGGGAAGTAATGATGAAAGCAAGTTCTTCAACATAGACGGAGTGGATGTCGTGATTTTTCGATTGCAAATGATGAAAGAAAATACAATCGTCGCAACTTTCAAAAGCGTACATCAAGCCTTCGAAATAGAAAAGGCTGCTCAAAGAGAAATGCGAAATCAAGGCTTTTATTCAAAATACCGCTTTGAAGATATTA
This window encodes:
- a CDS encoding YfcC family protein, whose amino-acid sequence is MSRLEEKAVLLETAGEKERKINVFVLLLCILAIATLFTYILPAGEYTRIEADGRTTVDATSFKWIESAPVELFDMIKAIHTGMVEAGNIIFFLLIIGGFFGVLRATGTVDVLIATMARKLATREKLLIPVVMLFFAVGGSLMGMAEETLAYLPLIIPLALALGFDTITGTAIVIVGALSGFTTAIMNPFTVGLAQGIAELPMFSGIGLRLILFIIVYLVSVFYIHRYAMKVKKNPSIGIYGKYTKEESKKLLQSSVKLTARHKFILGSFLINYVVLAFGVIKFQWYMTEIAALFIILTIVIGIIGKLSADHIVSSFTNGSAALLGGALIIGVSRAILVVLNEGHIVDPMLHQISEAIQHIPAYLSVAGMYSFQTLIHFILASGTGHAMLTMPIMVPLADLLDITRQTAVLSFSFADGIGNMIFPTATTLMAGLAIAGIPWTKWAKWILPLVLIQYLIGLIAVIMAHFIGYGPF